The following coding sequences are from one Planctomycetota bacterium window:
- a CDS encoding hydrogenase → MAMGLLIVPLICAAIVALVPSNRLRPWLLPFGSGAHLLLTIQALNIPSIRALDDWIVLDDLGKLFLGVISVMHFLCMCYAPGYLRLRPERSNRVLCACLLMSLSAMTLVVLSHHLGLMWVAVEATTLISAPSIYFNHNPRSIEATWKYLLICSVGIAIALLGSFFLAYSAGRESTLQFETLVLEAPQLSKEWLHAAFVLLLVGYGTKMGLAPMHTWKPDAYGEAPGLVGALLAGGVTNVAFFAILRFYHIMYAAGDAAYARQLLLFLGLLSMATAAVFMIRQRDFKRLLAYSSVEHMGILVFGIGIGGPVAIFGSLLHMVNNAMTKGVLFLSAGNIHRAFKSKSTAEVHGAMASLPLSSSLLVAGFLAGCGSPPFGPFVSEFTIVTEAFANHHYVLATVFLAMLMIIFVGMGSTVLSIVLGKPSKPEVPFPDGLLTGAPVIVFMAIVTLLGVYLPEWLRGLLNDAVTFLQSVREVGASQ, encoded by the coding sequence ATGGCGATGGGGTTGTTGATCGTACCGCTGATCTGCGCCGCGATTGTGGCGCTGGTGCCGTCCAACCGGCTGCGCCCGTGGCTATTGCCATTCGGTTCGGGCGCGCACCTGCTGTTGACGATCCAGGCGCTCAATATCCCAAGCATCCGCGCGCTCGACGATTGGATCGTGCTCGACGACCTAGGCAAGTTGTTCCTCGGGGTCATCAGTGTCATGCACTTCCTGTGCATGTGCTACGCGCCCGGTTATTTGCGCTTGCGCCCGGAACGCTCGAACCGCGTGCTGTGCGCCTGCTTGCTGATGTCATTGTCGGCGATGACGTTGGTGGTCCTTTCCCATCACTTGGGGCTGATGTGGGTCGCGGTCGAAGCCACCACCCTGATCAGCGCGCCGAGCATCTACTTCAATCACAACCCCCGCTCGATCGAAGCCACCTGGAAGTATTTGTTGATCTGCTCGGTGGGGATCGCCATCGCCTTGTTGGGGTCGTTCTTCCTGGCTTACTCGGCCGGCCGTGAATCGACGCTGCAGTTCGAAACCCTGGTGCTTGAAGCGCCGCAATTATCCAAGGAATGGCTGCACGCCGCGTTTGTGCTGTTGCTGGTGGGCTATGGCACCAAGATGGGCCTGGCCCCGATGCACACCTGGAAGCCTGACGCCTATGGCGAAGCGCCGGGGCTGGTCGGAGCGCTATTGGCCGGCGGGGTGACCAACGTGGCGTTCTTCGCCATTTTGCGGTTCTATCACATCATGTACGCCGCTGGCGACGCGGCCTATGCGCGGCAATTGCTGCTATTTCTAGGGCTGTTGTCCATGGCCACGGCCGCCGTGTTCATGATCCGCCAGCGCGACTTCAAACGCTTGCTGGCCTATTCCAGCGTCGAGCACATGGGCATTCTCGTGTTTGGCATCGGCATCGGCGGCCCGGTGGCGATTTTTGGCTCGCTGTTGCACATGGTTAACAACGCGATGACCAAGGGAGTGTTGTTCCTCTCGGCCGGCAACATCCACCGCGCCTTCAAAAGCAAGTCGACCGCCGAAGTTCACGGCGCGATGGCCAGTTTGCCACTGTCCAGTTCGCTGCTCGTGGCGGGCTTCCTGGCTGGTTGCGGCTCGCCCCCGTTCGGACCCTTTGTCAGCGAATTCACCATCGTCACCGAAGCCTTTGCCAATCACCATTACGTGCTGGCCACCGTATTCCTGGCGATGCTGATGATTATCTTCGTTGGCATGGGTTCGACCGTGCTGTCGATCGTGCTGGGCAAGCCGTCGAAGCCCGAAGTGCCGTTCCCCGATGGCCTGCTCACCGGCGCGCCGGTGATCGTGTTCATGGCCATCGTGACGCTGTTGGGGGTTTACCTACCCGAGTGGCTGCGCGGCCTGCTCAACGACGCGGTCACGTTCCTGCAAAGCGTCCGCGAAGTGGGCGCCAGCCAGTAG
- a CDS encoding hydrogenase yields the protein MNQWNQVLDAELVFVLLLNFFVLVTSRLPSAIYLVGLQGVLIGLSPLVVHQIANDAFDMRGALLSAGTVTLKGFVIPRMLIYALREVGIDRETHPIIGFVPQLLLGVAGTAGSLVLASTLPLRETDTHTTFLVVPAALSTVITGCLLMVTRRRAITQALGYLVFENGVFLFGLLLVEAMPFMVEVGVLLDLFVGIFVMGIIIGHISRGFASDSTQHLSSLKD from the coding sequence ATGAACCAGTGGAATCAAGTCCTCGACGCCGAGTTGGTGTTCGTGTTGTTGCTCAACTTCTTCGTGCTGGTGACCAGCCGGTTGCCCTCGGCGATCTATCTGGTCGGCTTGCAAGGGGTGTTGATCGGGCTCAGCCCGCTGGTCGTACATCAAATCGCCAACGACGCCTTCGACATGCGCGGCGCGCTGTTGAGCGCTGGCACGGTGACCCTCAAGGGGTTCGTCATTCCACGGATGCTCATCTACGCCTTGCGCGAAGTGGGGATCGACCGTGAAACGCACCCGATCATTGGCTTTGTGCCCCAGTTGCTGCTGGGTGTGGCGGGAACAGCCGGCTCGCTGGTGCTGGCGTCGACGCTGCCACTGCGCGAGACGGATACCCACACCACGTTCCTGGTGGTGCCGGCGGCCTTGTCGACGGTGATCACCGGGTGCTTGTTGATGGTGACGCGCCGCCGGGCCATTACCCAGGCGCTCGGCTACCTGGTCTTTGAAAACGGCGTGTTCTTGTTCGGCTTGTTGCTGGTCGAGGCCATGCCGTTCATGGTCGAAGTCGGCGTCCTGCTCGACTTGTTTGTCGGTATTTTCGTGATGGGAATCATCATCGGCCACATCAGCCGAGGGTTCGCCTCGGACAGCACGCAACACTTGTCGAGTTTGAAAGATTGA
- a CDS encoding NADH-quinone oxidoreductase subunit H, whose product MNSDYLHYVHVGIHVLVVLLLPPFLRGVINRVKANFGGRVGPPIWQPYYDLIKLFQKGFVISNTTSGIFVWGTVVVFVATFLAAMIVPFGWTDAPFSFGGDMILFAYLLGLSRLFLVLTALDTGSPFEGMGVAREISFACLTEPALFFGLLVTAFLSKSAQMGTMLNEKMMSEWEVGASSLLLVIVSWFIVMLAENSRIPFDDPNTHLELTMIHEVIILDHSGPLLGLMLYAAEIKLLMFAALVVRIAVPLTSDPWLNWGIFFLAVCAVAALIGVVESIMARLRMPEVPKLLATACVLAGLAFLLVVRVTI is encoded by the coding sequence GTGAATAGCGATTATCTTCATTATGTACACGTCGGCATCCACGTCCTGGTGGTGCTGCTGCTGCCGCCGTTTTTGCGCGGCGTAATCAATCGGGTGAAAGCCAACTTTGGCGGGCGCGTCGGGCCGCCGATCTGGCAGCCGTATTACGATCTGATCAAGCTGTTCCAAAAGGGCTTTGTGATCAGCAACACCACCTCGGGCATCTTCGTCTGGGGCACGGTGGTGGTGTTCGTGGCGACGTTTTTGGCGGCCATGATCGTGCCGTTCGGGTGGACTGACGCGCCATTCTCGTTTGGCGGCGACATGATCTTGTTCGCCTATCTGCTGGGACTAAGCCGACTGTTCCTGGTGCTCACCGCGCTCGACACCGGGTCGCCGTTCGAGGGCATGGGCGTGGCTCGCGAGATCAGCTTCGCCTGTTTGACCGAGCCGGCGCTGTTCTTCGGCCTGCTGGTGACGGCGTTCCTGTCCAAGAGCGCTCAGATGGGGACGATGCTCAACGAGAAGATGATGTCCGAATGGGAAGTCGGCGCGTCGTCGTTGCTGCTAGTAATTGTCAGTTGGTTCATCGTGATGCTGGCCGAAAACTCGCGTATTCCGTTTGACGACCCGAACACGCATCTTGAACTGACGATGATCCACGAAGTGATCATCCTCGATCACAGCGGCCCGCTGTTGGGGCTCATGCTCTACGCCGCCGAAATCAAGCTGCTGATGTTCGCGGCCTTGGTGGTGCGCATTGCGGTGCCGTTGACGAGCGATCCCTGGCTGAACTGGGGCATCTTCTTTTTGGCGGTTTGCGCCGTGGCGGCGCTGATCGGCGTGGTCGAGTCGATCATGGCCAGGCTGCGGATGCCCGAGGTGCCGAAACTGTTGGCCACGGCCTGTGTGTTGGCCGGGCTGGCGTTCTTGCTGGTAGTGCGGGTGACCATATGA
- a CDS encoding hydrogenase, translating into MDPALETGSPVFTVLHWLLVAIVLLAASGLPALGGPRRANGPQLLSALLAVGGALLGLATTLGWFIGGEEMELRYEWALPGAQFHVAIDGLSAWFLIPVFLVSMLGTIYGIGYWPQSEHPDNGRKLRVFYGLLAAGMALLVISRNAILFLMGWEAMALAAYFLVTTEDHESQVREVGWIYLVATHLATLLLFALFGLLRGVTGTFEFTDPLPANVTTSAAWSAAIFVLALIGFGCKAGIMPLHFWLPGAHALAPSHVSAIMSGVIIKMGIYGLLRILTLFPHPPIWWGAVVLLLGGISGVLGIAFAIGQSDLKRLLAYSSIENIGVIFMGLGLALIGRSYGRADWVALGIGGAMLHVLNHAVFKSLLFFGSGAIVHATHTRRMDLLGGLGKKMPITSRMILVGVVAAAALPPLNAFTSELFIYIGLFRTLEVKGALWTAAAAPALAMVGAMVVACYVTFYGIVFLGAPRSDHGRHAHDPVGSILWPMGIQVLICVLLGLAPKIVAPYLDQAVVAWTGPTLAAQPLGGLAPLGWLTGINLMVLVLTLAGTLVVRGMMNTQGAERSGTWGCGYAAPTARMQYTASSMSEWLVRLFGWALRPQWHLPHLRTLFPQGARFLVEVHDVVLDDAVLPASRRTAQYLTWFRWVQQGSVQAYLIYIMAVTILLFLWR; encoded by the coding sequence ATGGATCCTGCGCTGGAAACAGGAAGCCCAGTCTTTACTGTCTTGCACTGGCTGCTGGTGGCCATTGTGTTGCTGGCCGCCAGCGGCTTGCCGGCGCTGGGGGGGCCGCGCCGCGCGAATGGACCGCAATTGTTGTCGGCTTTGCTGGCGGTTGGCGGCGCATTACTCGGCCTGGCGACGACACTCGGCTGGTTCATTGGTGGCGAAGAAATGGAGTTGCGTTACGAATGGGCGCTGCCCGGCGCGCAGTTTCACGTGGCCATTGATGGGCTGTCGGCTTGGTTTTTGATTCCAGTTTTTCTCGTGTCGATGCTCGGCACGATCTACGGTATTGGCTACTGGCCTCAATCTGAACATCCCGACAACGGCCGTAAGCTGCGAGTTTTCTATGGTCTGCTGGCCGCGGGCATGGCCCTGCTGGTCATCTCCCGAAACGCCATTCTGTTTCTGATGGGTTGGGAAGCGATGGCGCTGGCGGCCTACTTCCTGGTGACGACCGAGGACCACGAATCCCAGGTCCGCGAGGTCGGCTGGATTTATCTCGTGGCGACGCATCTGGCGACGCTCTTGCTGTTCGCGTTGTTCGGCTTGTTGCGCGGCGTGACGGGGACATTTGAATTCACCGATCCCTTGCCCGCCAACGTGACTACCTCGGCCGCCTGGAGCGCCGCGATCTTCGTCCTGGCGTTGATCGGCTTTGGCTGCAAGGCCGGCATCATGCCGCTGCACTTTTGGCTGCCTGGCGCGCACGCCCTGGCCCCCAGTCACGTCTCGGCCATCATGTCGGGCGTGATCATCAAGATGGGCATCTATGGTTTGCTGCGCATCTTGACCCTGTTTCCGCATCCACCAATCTGGTGGGGAGCGGTGGTGTTGCTGTTGGGGGGCATCTCTGGGGTGTTGGGTATTGCCTTTGCCATTGGCCAGTCCGACCTCAAGCGACTGTTGGCCTATAGCTCGATCGAAAACATCGGCGTGATCTTCATGGGGCTGGGCCTGGCGTTGATTGGCCGCTCGTATGGCCGTGCCGATTGGGTCGCCTTGGGCATCGGCGGCGCCATGCTACATGTCTTGAATCATGCCGTGTTCAAGTCGCTGCTGTTCTTCGGCTCGGGCGCGATTGTACATGCCACGCATACGCGACGGATGGACTTGCTGGGCGGCCTGGGCAAAAAGATGCCGATCACGTCGAGGATGATCCTGGTCGGTGTCGTGGCGGCTGCGGCGTTGCCCCCGCTGAACGCATTTACTAGTGAGTTGTTCATCTACATAGGTCTGTTCCGCACGCTGGAAGTCAAAGGCGCGCTCTGGACCGCGGCGGCCGCGCCGGCGTTGGCGATGGTCGGCGCGATGGTCGTGGCTTGTTACGTCACCTTTTACGGGATTGTTTTTCTGGGGGCCCCGCGCAGCGATCACGGCCGGCACGCTCACGACCCGGTCGGCTCGATATTGTGGCCAATGGGCATTCAGGTGCTGATCTGCGTGCTTCTGGGCCTAGCGCCGAAGATCGTCGCGCCGTACCTTGATCAAGCCGTCGTGGCGTGGACCGGGCCCACGTTGGCGGCCCAGCCGCTTGGTGGGCTGGCCCCGCTGGGCTGGCTGACGGGGATCAACCTCATGGTACTGGTCCTGACCCTGGCTGGGACGCTGGTCGTGCGGGGAATGATGAACACGCAGGGGGCCGAGCGATCCGGCACGTGGGGCTGCGGTTATGCCGCGCCGACGGCACGGATGCAATACACCGCGTCATCCATGTCCGAATGGCTGGTGCGCCTGTTTGGCTGGGCATTGCGTCCCCAGTGGCACTTGCCCCATCTGCGCACGCTGTTCCCCCAGGGCGCGCGGTTCCTGGTCGAAGTACACGACGTGGTCCTGGACGACGCGGTGTTGCCGGCCAGTCGGCGCACGGCGCAATACCTGACCTGGTTCCGCTGGGTCCAGCAGGGGAGCGTGCAGGCGTACCTGATTTACATTATGGCGGTCACGATCTTGTTGTTCCTGTGGCGATAG
- the nuoB gene encoding NADH-quinone oxidoreductase subunit NuoB — MFDVIRERLRQGHRTAAYPAKPPAVADRFRGLPVIDDTKCEDGCRACIDACPTDALSNDGELKLDLGQCLFCVDCQQACPSGAMRYTTEYRLSTRTREDLVVSAKRKLELADALDAKTRRLFGRSLKLRQVSASGCNACEADVNVLNTLVFDLQRFGIQFVASPRHADGLLITGPVADNMKYALLQAYEAMPAPKVVIAVGACAISGGPYIGHQIVQQGCDRVVPVDLYVPGCPPSPWTILDGILRLLGRLEGTPAAAAPRQG, encoded by the coding sequence ATGTTCGACGTCATTCGAGAGCGTCTGCGCCAAGGACACCGCACCGCCGCCTACCCGGCCAAGCCGCCGGCGGTGGCGGATCGCTTTCGCGGGCTGCCGGTCATCGACGACACCAAGTGCGAGGATGGCTGCCGCGCGTGTATCGACGCCTGTCCGACCGACGCGCTGAGCAACGATGGCGAGTTGAAGCTCGATCTTGGGCAGTGCCTGTTTTGCGTCGATTGCCAGCAAGCCTGCCCCAGCGGTGCGATGCGTTACACGACCGAGTACCGGCTGTCGACGCGAACTCGTGAAGACCTGGTGGTTTCGGCCAAGCGAAAGCTGGAGTTGGCCGACGCGCTCGACGCCAAGACCCGCCGCTTGTTCGGCCGTTCGCTCAAGCTGCGCCAGGTGAGCGCCTCGGGCTGTAACGCTTGTGAAGCTGATGTGAACGTGTTGAACACGTTGGTGTTCGACCTGCAGCGGTTCGGCATCCAGTTCGTCGCGTCGCCGCGTCATGCCGATGGGCTGCTGATCACCGGTCCAGTGGCCGACAACATGAAGTACGCGCTGCTCCAGGCCTACGAGGCCATGCCAGCGCCAAAGGTCGTGATTGCCGTTGGCGCCTGCGCGATTTCGGGGGGGCCGTACATTGGCCATCAGATTGTCCAGCAAGGTTGCGATCGGGTGGTGCCCGTCGACTTGTATGTGCCCGGTTGTCCGCCGAGCCCGTGGACGATCCTGGATGGCATTCTGCGATTGTTAGGACGACTCGAAGGGACGCCGGCCGCCGCGGCGCCAAGGCAGGGATAG
- a CDS encoding NADH-quinone oxidoreductase subunit C → MAVLALTRWHHEEAIPLDSVPRLGVSDFRQATIDHVVDGAQLLALFGRQVDGDQVRLMAVLGFPDAAQVTVFECDVSNRYPALTPECPQAHWFEREIAEQWGVVPEHHPWLKPIRFHSSYRPGHDAWGRAVGAAILPSVTDFFQVQGAEVHEVAVGPIHASVIEPGHFRFQCHGETVFHLEISLGFQHRDAERHLVGGPNKRTIHYMETLAGDTSIGHASAYCQALETLSNTAVPLRGQALRAIALELERMACHTGDLGALSDDVGFLPTAAFCGRLRGDYLNASAHLCGSRFGRGMVRPGGVMFDAEGERAQQLIDRLTQPLIDTAGAAQLLWDTTSVQARFSNTGPVSKQNCVELGMVGPAARACGVPRDVRRDYPSGIYRLAPINVSSWPTGDVYARAYVRALEIEQSGEFVLSQLKSLPAGPIRAEVGEVRPNSLAVGLAEGWRGLVCHVVQTNDQGKFLHYKVIDPSFRNWIGLAMSLRDQQISDFPLCNKSFNLSYCGHDL, encoded by the coding sequence ATGGCTGTGCTTGCATTAACGCGGTGGCATCACGAAGAGGCGATCCCGCTTGACTCGGTGCCGCGCCTCGGTGTGAGCGACTTTCGTCAGGCGACCATCGATCACGTCGTCGACGGGGCTCAACTCCTCGCTTTGTTCGGCCGGCAAGTTGACGGCGACCAGGTCCGGCTGATGGCCGTGCTGGGCTTTCCCGACGCGGCGCAAGTAACCGTGTTCGAGTGCGACGTCAGCAATCGCTATCCGGCGCTCACGCCCGAATGTCCCCAGGCGCACTGGTTCGAGCGCGAAATCGCCGAACAGTGGGGCGTGGTTCCCGAGCACCATCCCTGGCTTAAGCCGATTCGTTTTCATTCTTCCTATCGGCCCGGCCACGATGCTTGGGGGCGGGCGGTTGGCGCGGCGATCCTGCCATCAGTGACCGACTTCTTTCAAGTTCAAGGGGCTGAAGTTCACGAGGTGGCGGTCGGGCCAATACACGCCAGCGTGATCGAGCCCGGTCATTTCCGCTTTCAGTGCCACGGCGAGACGGTCTTCCATCTGGAAATCTCGCTGGGCTTTCAACACCGCGATGCCGAACGGCACCTGGTCGGCGGGCCGAACAAGCGCACGATCCATTACATGGAAACGCTGGCCGGCGATACGAGCATCGGTCACGCGTCGGCCTATTGCCAGGCGCTCGAAACTCTGAGCAATACGGCCGTGCCTTTGCGGGGCCAGGCGCTGCGGGCAATCGCGCTCGAATTGGAACGAATGGCGTGCCACACGGGCGATCTGGGCGCGTTGTCCGACGATGTGGGCTTTCTGCCGACTGCGGCGTTCTGTGGGCGGCTGCGCGGCGACTACTTGAACGCTTCGGCCCATTTGTGTGGCAGCCGGTTCGGCCGCGGCATGGTCCGTCCCGGTGGCGTGATGTTCGACGCCGAAGGGGAACGCGCCCAGCAGTTGATCGATCGACTAACTCAGCCGCTGATCGACACGGCTGGCGCGGCGCAGTTGTTGTGGGACACGACGAGCGTGCAGGCGCGTTTTTCCAACACTGGGCCTGTGTCGAAACAGAACTGTGTCGAGTTGGGGATGGTGGGACCGGCGGCGCGGGCTTGTGGCGTTCCGCGCGACGTGCGGCGCGATTATCCGTCGGGCATTTACCGGTTGGCGCCGATCAACGTCTCGTCCTGGCCGACGGGCGATGTTTACGCCCGGGCCTATGTGCGGGCGCTCGAAATTGAACAGTCGGGCGAGTTCGTGCTGTCTCAACTCAAGTCACTGCCGGCCGGGCCAATTCGCGCCGAGGTGGGCGAAGTGCGGCCCAATTCGCTGGCCGTGGGTTTGGCGGAAGGCTGGCGCGGCCTGGTTTGCCACGTTGTCCAGACAAATGACCAGGGTAAGTTCCTGCACTACAAAGTGATTGACCCGTCGTTCCGAAACTGGATCGGGTTGGCGATGTCGCTGCGCGATCAACAGATTTCAGACTTCCCGTTGTGTAATAAGAGCTTCAACCTGTCGTACTGTGGACACGATTTGTAA
- a CDS encoding TIGR03000 domain-containing protein codes for MQRTVKRKLLVTAALVAGVTLCVASSASAGWHMGMKNYYRFGVLYGYPGARYQGGGYWGCPYNPVCTGPWCYGLNWCGPAGAMPPSGPGAVGVDRTDTGYQRIPNPGNAIPNNSLLFNLQVPADALVFVNGFPTRSTGATRTFMATDLEPGRTYAYEVSVETYVNGEPVVENRRVVAKTGDRQTLAFNSTAKQQAEVIVAADPRRGTLTLHVPADAKVLVDGQITRSTGEVRTYSAKFAEGSKEPISYHLRVEYSRDGKTLVEERNVDLLPGMSQDLVVDFDAKQGPMFTNNR; via the coding sequence ATGCAACGAACAGTAAAACGGAAGCTGCTCGTCACCGCGGCCCTTGTGGCCGGCGTGACGCTGTGCGTCGCAAGCAGTGCGAGCGCGGGATGGCACATGGGCATGAAGAACTATTACCGCTTCGGGGTTCTGTATGGTTACCCCGGCGCGCGGTATCAAGGGGGTGGCTACTGGGGCTGCCCGTACAATCCAGTATGCACCGGCCCCTGGTGCTATGGTCTGAACTGGTGCGGGCCCGCCGGCGCGATGCCTCCCTCGGGGCCAGGCGCCGTGGGCGTCGATCGAACCGATACCGGCTATCAACGTATTCCGAATCCGGGGAACGCGATTCCAAACAACTCATTGCTGTTCAATCTGCAAGTTCCGGCCGACGCGCTGGTGTTTGTGAACGGCTTCCCCACTCGCTCGACCGGCGCCACGCGCACGTTCATGGCCACCGACCTGGAACCAGGTCGGACCTACGCCTATGAAGTTAGCGTTGAGACCTATGTGAACGGCGAACCGGTGGTCGAGAACCGCCGCGTCGTGGCCAAGACCGGCGATCGCCAGACGCTGGCCTTCAACTCCACCGCCAAGCAACAAGCCGAAGTGATCGTGGCCGCTGATCCACGCCGCGGCACGTTGACCCTGCACGTTCCGGCCGACGCCAAGGTGCTAGTCGATGGCCAGATCACGCGCTCGACCGGCGAGGTTCGCACCTACTCGGCCAAGTTTGCCGAGGGGAGCAAGGAACCGATCTCGTACCACTTGAGGGTCGAGTATTCCCGCGACGGCAAGACGTTGGTCGAAGAACGCAACGTCGACTTGCTGCCGGGCATGAGCCAGGATCTGGTCGTTGATTTCGACGCCAAGCAAGGCCCGATGTTCACTAACAATCGGTAG
- a CDS encoding acyl-CoA thioesterase gives MSNSAPSELADFPVVVTWPVQWGDQDAFGHVNNTIYFRWFETCRIEYLNRMGLNTWYERERIGPILASITCNYRRPVVFPDTVVIGARITRIGRSSVDMEHRIYSHAQQTLVADGTSTIVVYDYKAARSSPVPAEIRQIIEQVEGRSFPAPS, from the coding sequence GTGTCGAACTCAGCGCCCAGTGAATTAGCGGACTTTCCGGTCGTGGTCACCTGGCCGGTGCAATGGGGGGACCAAGACGCATTTGGCCACGTCAACAACACGATCTATTTCCGCTGGTTCGAGACCTGCCGCATCGAGTATCTGAACCGGATGGGGTTGAACACCTGGTACGAGCGGGAACGGATCGGGCCGATCCTGGCGTCGATCACTTGTAATTATCGCCGCCCGGTGGTGTTTCCCGACACGGTCGTGATTGGCGCCAGGATCACGCGCATAGGGCGTTCGAGCGTCGACATGGAGCACCGCATCTACAGCCACGCCCAGCAAACCCTGGTGGCCGACGGCACGTCGACCATCGTGGTGTACGATTACAAGGCGGCGAGATCCTCGCCCGTACCGGCCGAGATTCGGCAAATCATCGAGCAGGTCGAAGGCCGCTCGTTTCCGGCGCCGTCTTGA
- a CDS encoding DUF1501 domain-containing protein, giving the protein MQIGMGPRGVLNRRHFLRNVTAGGLALGGLSFTDMVSLNASELKRRGMSCILLWMQGGPSQFETFDPKPGHANGGETKAIATNVPGTQISENLPHLARIADQLAIVRSLSTKEGEHQRASYMMHTSYIPTATVRYPTLGAVVAKELADQAASELPSFVRIGNVGIGAGNEGGLLGQKFNAYPIQDGNRPPENTRPTTEEDRYRRRLTLLDRLEEAAPGEAVARRADHESLYNQASRFVLSPSMSSFDISNEPESVRKAYGIGASSADAGRPAPNGLRIQQGQFAAGCLLARRLIESGVTFVEVAMGNWDTHQDNFDLSRRLCEQIDQPFAALVEDLRQRGRLDKTLVIWMGEFGRTPRINPRGGRDHHPQSFSAVLAGGGMQVGQVVGATDAGGERVVERPINEKDLFQTIYQTLGVNAKKEYMSAIGRPIAIVDGGSPVDELLG; this is encoded by the coding sequence ATGCAAATCGGCATGGGGCCGCGCGGCGTATTGAACCGGCGGCACTTTCTGCGCAATGTCACGGCCGGCGGGTTGGCGCTCGGCGGGCTGTCGTTCACCGACATGGTCAGCTTGAACGCCAGCGAGTTGAAGCGGCGCGGCATGTCGTGCATTTTGCTGTGGATGCAGGGTGGTCCCAGCCAGTTTGAAACCTTCGATCCCAAGCCGGGGCACGCGAACGGGGGCGAAACCAAGGCCATCGCCACGAATGTGCCCGGGACGCAAATCTCGGAGAACCTGCCCCACCTGGCGCGAATCGCCGACCAGTTGGCGATTGTCCGTTCACTGTCGACCAAAGAAGGGGAGCATCAACGCGCTTCGTACATGATGCACACGTCGTACATTCCAACGGCGACGGTTCGCTATCCGACGCTGGGGGCCGTGGTGGCCAAGGAATTGGCCGACCAGGCAGCCAGCGAGCTCCCCTCCTTTGTGCGGATTGGCAATGTCGGCATCGGCGCCGGCAACGAAGGGGGCCTGCTGGGTCAAAAGTTCAACGCCTATCCGATCCAGGACGGCAACCGCCCCCCCGAGAACACTCGTCCCACGACCGAAGAAGATCGCTATCGTCGCCGCTTGACGCTGCTGGATCGGTTGGAGGAGGCCGCGCCAGGCGAAGCGGTCGCCCGCCGCGCCGATCACGAGTCACTCTACAATCAGGCCTCGCGGTTCGTGCTGAGCCCCAGCATGTCGTCGTTTGACATCAGCAACGAGCCCGAGTCAGTGCGCAAGGCCTACGGAATTGGCGCGAGTTCCGCCGATGCGGGACGCCCCGCGCCGAACGGGTTGCGCATCCAGCAAGGACAATTCGCCGCAGGCTGCCTGCTGGCGCGACGGCTGATCGAGTCGGGCGTGACATTCGTCGAAGTGGCCATGGGGAACTGGGATACCCATCAAGATAACTTCGACCTGTCGCGGCGCTTGTGCGAGCAGATCGACCAGCCGTTCGCGGCATTGGTCGAAGACCTGCGCCAGCGTGGCCGGCTGGACAAGACGCTGGTCATTTGGATGGGCGAATTTGGTCGCACGCCGCGGATCAATCCGCGCGGCGGACGTGATCACCATCCGCAATCGTTCAGCGCCGTGTTGGCCGGCGGCGGGATGCAAGTGGGACAGGTGGTCGGCGCGACCGATGCCGGCGGCGAGCGCGTGGTCGAGCGTCCGATCAATGAGAAAGATCTGTTCCAGACGATCTATCAAACGCTCGGCGTCAACGCTAAGAAGGAATACATGAGCGCCATCGGCCGGCCGATCGCAATCGTCGACGGCGGCAGCCCGGTGGATGAACTCCTCGGCTGA